One window from the genome of Anopheles merus strain MAF chromosome 3R, AmerM5.1, whole genome shotgun sequence encodes:
- the LOC121597558 gene encoding uncharacterized protein LOC121597558 isoform X1 — MCCSLKRVLLLFGFLYFMSRACGQEENYLTCGRRKVQSVFLIHNGVDAKAGHWPWHAAIFHGNGRQEEYQCGGSILDQNTILTASHCVYTHKSVISAARVSVHVGQIHLKETSEHTQIHGVQDIILHPEFNSNSFNNDIALLKLSTNITMTKYVQPVCLWTMDSNQEMIVGKNGTIVGFGLNEHDVVSDQLKQALVGVVDALTCIKSDRAAFGPVLTSEMFCGKGRTGVGACNGDSGGGMFFEVGGKWFVRGLVSFTPLRGNTGLCDPLKYTAYTDVAKYLEWIKQYIDHRVLSNESDVLDIDYEAKLRLFNFKTCGVKQMIVDTDGVSISSIPWIGFVRSPNEIKSRCVVTLISEWYAVGPAHCFQRDSSDAYLLLGYLVDGKSQCLRSDESKVCTHPAQVRNIQKTILHPKFGPKNSADNIALIELQRPADTSQPHVKPICLSVTPELRTKAMTKLHVTTVSKENKSYKNIPVRYLEPAECMKEYTENNITLNLEGKRLCAEIANKDKQNCQTLIAGSPLQEMRIYQGKEQYFLRGFELIGQACGAFATPIYNNIETYIDCILYNMRYSTLEVADDNSTVNITQQTLETEWSMLQRQPGKENLLLFDMDTCGLPSTHDQSLGEFSMPWVGLFGAVQNVTDKVSSIKSLAVLISEWYALIPNRTINNDVTWRFLLLGRYNPDNTTHCYNGTCEITHQLVEIKNVILPRANQKMFALIELLEPANLKIPYISPICLPFMDQLHQYKPTEVIISSTRENSFAIESKKLKMIDVLNCQQNLLLEGQFVTFSENFPCAIEAENFRQIPLSSHLGSPLQSAVWYGGRKRYFLYGIDGNEEHIFKDLIHGPYMFGTIERGDLDWIVESMQEKERQTSSISTTKNERIILRPVQHASKRALFNFSTCGESSSSFPMPWMGFISSNNVTKSFAILISDRFAVGPAHYVDDVSAEYEMTLGYPNPQALWKECSTLNDFALCSLPPQKRRVEKFFVHPMYNRTNHANDIALVQLATPVVTSLPNVKPICLPIIDTVRSYYTSSLVMDVIGTSFADIKTLDVKDRYINLLECRRRWGGLKVKFTIDSMKHCVIPKRTEQDEVFDVQSGFSLHSLQTHESSEKHFLRGFVMIKPGVFSTYYPIVYTNTDAYLDWILETMEPPASLPFDLRKELFFSDK; from the exons ATGTGTTGTTCTTTGAAACGGGTTCTCTTATTATTTGGATTTCTGTATTTCATGTCGCGTGCATGTGGACAAGAAGAGAATTATTTAACGTGCGGTAGACGTAAGGTGCAGTCAGTTTTCCTTATCCACAATGGTGTGGACGCCAAGGCCGGTCACTGGCCGTGGCATGCAGCAATCTTTCATGGAAATGGCCGGCAAGAAGAATATCAATGCGGTGGATCAATCCTGGATCAGAATACCATTCTCACAG CATCCCATTGCGTGTACACACATAAAAGTGTGATCTCTGCCGCTCGCGTGTCAGTACATGTGGGGCAAATTCATCTGAAGGAGACAAGCGAACACACGCAGATACACGGTGTCCAGGATATAATACTTCATCCAGAGTTTAACAGCAACAGCTTCAACAATGATATTGCCCTGCTCAAGCTGAGCACCAACATCACAATGACTAAGTACGTCCAACCAGTCTGTCTGTGGACCATGGACAGCAACCAAGAGATGATCGTGGGTAAAAACGGAACGATAGTTGGATTCGGTTTGAACGAGCATGATGTTGTGTCGGATCAGCTCAAACAAGCCTTGGTGGGTGTGGTGGATGCATTGACGTGCATTAAAAGTGATCGTGCTGCATTTGGACCGGTGCTGACGTCGGAAATGTTCTGTGGGAAAGGACGGACAGGTGTGGGAGCATGCAACGGAGATAGCGGTGGTGGCATGTTCTTCGAAGTCGGTGGCAAATGGTTCGTGAGAGGCTTGGTATCGTTCACTCCCCTGCGTGGAAATACCGGTCTGTGTGATCCGCTTAAGTATACTGCCTATACCGACGTGGCCAAGTACCTAGAATGGATTAAGCAGTACATTGATCATCGAGTGCTATCCAACGAAAGCGATGTGCTGGACATAGATTACGAGGCAAAGCTACGGCTGTTCAACTTTAAAACTTGTGGCGTAAAACAAATGATTGTTGACACTGACGGTGTATCAATATCGTCGATACCCTGGATTGGGTTTGTCAGGTCaccaaatgaaattaaatctaGATGCGTTGTTACTCTCATAAGCGAATGGTATGCGGTAGGACCAGCTCATTGTTTCCAAAGAGACAGTTCTGA TGCATACCTTTTGCTAGGCTACCTTGTTGATGGCAAATCGCAATGCTTACGATCTGATGAATCTAAAGTATGTACTCATCCTGCACAAGTGCgaaacattcaaaaaaccATTCTGCATCCAAAGTTTGGCCCGAAAAATTCTGCAGACAACATTGCACTTATAGAGCTGCAGCGCCCAGCAGACACCAGCCAGCCGCACGTGAAGCCTATCTGCCTGTCTGTAACGCCCGAGCTTAGAACGAAAGCAATGACAAAATTACATGTAACAACGGtttcaaaggaaaacaaatccTACAAAAATATTCCTGTCCGCTATCTAGAGCCCGCCGAGTGTATGAAAGAGTACACCGAAAATAACATTACGTTGAACCTGGAAGGTAAACGACTCTGTGCAGAAATAGCAAACAAGGACAAACAAAACTGCCAGACACTAATAGCGGGATCGCCGCTCCAGGAGATGAGAATATATCAAGGTAAGGAACAATATTTTCTGCGTGGATTCGAGCTTATTGGGCAAGCATGTGGTGCATTTGCGACGCCAATTTACAACAATATTGAAACATATATCGATTGCATATTGTACAACATGAGATACAGTACTCTGGAAGTTGCGGATGATAATTCAACTGTTAACATAACTCAACAAACACTCGAGACGGAGTGGAGCATGTTGCAGCGGCAGCCTGGAAAAGAAAATTTGCTTCTTTTCGATATGGATACCTGTGGCTTACCCAGCACGCACGATCAGTCTTTAGGAGAGTTTAGCATGCCATGGGTTGGGCTCTTTGGAGCGGTACAAAATGTTACAGACAAGGTGTCTTCAATAAAGAGTTTAGCTGTTCTTATTAGTGAATGGTATGCATTGATCCCAAATCGTACTATAAATAACGATGTAACTTG GCGATTTCTTCTCCTGGGTCGCTATAATCCAGATAATACAACCCACTGCTACAATGGCACATGCGAAATAACACACCAGCTGGTTGAAATCAAAAACGTTATCCTTCCTCGGGCCAACCAGAAGATGTTTGCACTGATAGAGCTGCTCGAGCCAGCTAATCTAAAGATTCCCTACATCAGTCCAATTTGTTTGCCCTTCATGGACCAGCTGCACCAGTATAAACCCACCGAAGTGATAATTTCCTCTACCCGCGAAAATTCGTTTGCCATCGAAAGCAAAAAGTTAAAAATGATCGACGTCTTGAATTGTCAGCAAAATTTACTCCTCGAAGGGCAGTTCGTCACTTTCTCCGAGAACTTTCCGTGTGCAATCGAGGCGGAAAACTTTAGACAAATACCGTTATCCTCCCACCTGGGCAGTCCGTTACAGTCAGCGGTGTGGTACGGAGGACGCAAGCGCTACTTTCTGTACGGGATTGATGGTAACGAGGAGCATATTTTCAAAGACTTGATCCATGGACCATACATGTTTGGAACGATTGAAAGGGGAGATCTTGACTGGATTGTGGAGAGTATGCAGGAAAAAGAGCGACAAACTTCATCCATCAGCACAACGAAGAATGAACGTATTATTTTGAGGCCTGTTCAGCATGCTTCCAAGAGGGCTTTGTTTAACTTTAGCACCTGTGGGGAATCATCCAGCAGCTTTCCTATGCCATGGATGGGATTTATCTCATCTAACAATGTAACCAAAAGTTTCGCAATACTAATAAGCGACCGTTTCGCTGTTGGTCCAGCTCATTATGTGGATGATGTTAGTGCAGA ATACGAAATGACGCTTGGATACCCTAACCCTCAAGCTCTTTGGAAAGAGTGTTCTACGCTTAATGATTTTGCATTATGCTCACTTCCTCCGCAGAAAAGACGAGTTGAGAAGTTTTTCGTTCATCCGATGTATAATAGAACTAACCATGCTAACGACATTGCACTGGTTCAGCTTGCAACTCCTGTGGTTACATCATTACCGAATGTAAAGCCCATCTGTTTGCCAATCATCGATACGGTTCGAAGTTATTATACATCAAGCTTGGTTATGGATGTTATAGGCACCTCGTTTGCTGACATCAAAACGCTGGACGTGAAGGACAGATACATCAACCTGCTCGAATGTCGTAGACGGTGGGGAGGCTTGAAGGTGAAATTTACTATCGATAGCATGAAACATTGCGTGATTCCAAAACGAACGGAGCAAGATGAGGTGTTTGATGTACAGTCCGGTTTCTCGCTGCACTCACTGCAGACGCATGAATCGAGTGAAAAACACTTTCTGCGTGGATTTGTTATGATTAAACCGGGGGTTTTCAGTACCTATTATCCTAtagtttatacaaatactGATGCTTATTTGGATTGGATATTGGAAACAATGGAGCCGCCAGCAAGCCTACCGTTTGATCTGCGAAAAGAACTATTTTTTagtgataaataa
- the LOC121597558 gene encoding ovochymase-2-like isoform X2, producing MCCSLKRVLLLFGFLYFMSRACGQEENYLTCGRRKVQSVFLIHNGVDAKAGHWPWHAAIFHGNGRQEEYQCGGSILDQNTILTASHCVYTHKSVISAARVSVHVGQIHLKETSEHTQIHGVQDIILHPEFNSNSFNNDIALLKLSTNITMTKYVQPVCLWTMDSNQEMIVGKNGTIVGFGLNEHDVVSDQLKQALVGVVDALTCIKSDRAAFGPVLTSEMFCGKGRTGVGACNGDSGGGMFFEVGGKWFVRGLVSFTPLRGNTGLCDPLKYTAYTDVAKYLEWIKQYIDHRVLSNESDVLDIDYEAKLRLFNFKTCGVKQMIVDTDGVSISSIPWIGFVRSPNEIKSRCVVTLISEWYAVGPAHCFQRDSSDAYLLLGYLVDGKSQCLRSDESKVCTHPAQVRNIQKTILHPKFGPKNSADNIALIELQRPADTSQPHVKPICLSVTPELRTKAMTKLHVTTVSKENKSYKNIPVRYLEPAECMKEYTENNITLNLEGKRLCAEIANKDKQNCQTLIAGSPLQEMRIYQVLWKLRMIIQLLT from the exons ATGTGTTGTTCTTTGAAACGGGTTCTCTTATTATTTGGATTTCTGTATTTCATGTCGCGTGCATGTGGACAAGAAGAGAATTATTTAACGTGCGGTAGACGTAAGGTGCAGTCAGTTTTCCTTATCCACAATGGTGTGGACGCCAAGGCCGGTCACTGGCCGTGGCATGCAGCAATCTTTCATGGAAATGGCCGGCAAGAAGAATATCAATGCGGTGGATCAATCCTGGATCAGAATACCATTCTCACAG CATCCCATTGCGTGTACACACATAAAAGTGTGATCTCTGCCGCTCGCGTGTCAGTACATGTGGGGCAAATTCATCTGAAGGAGACAAGCGAACACACGCAGATACACGGTGTCCAGGATATAATACTTCATCCAGAGTTTAACAGCAACAGCTTCAACAATGATATTGCCCTGCTCAAGCTGAGCACCAACATCACAATGACTAAGTACGTCCAACCAGTCTGTCTGTGGACCATGGACAGCAACCAAGAGATGATCGTGGGTAAAAACGGAACGATAGTTGGATTCGGTTTGAACGAGCATGATGTTGTGTCGGATCAGCTCAAACAAGCCTTGGTGGGTGTGGTGGATGCATTGACGTGCATTAAAAGTGATCGTGCTGCATTTGGACCGGTGCTGACGTCGGAAATGTTCTGTGGGAAAGGACGGACAGGTGTGGGAGCATGCAACGGAGATAGCGGTGGTGGCATGTTCTTCGAAGTCGGTGGCAAATGGTTCGTGAGAGGCTTGGTATCGTTCACTCCCCTGCGTGGAAATACCGGTCTGTGTGATCCGCTTAAGTATACTGCCTATACCGACGTGGCCAAGTACCTAGAATGGATTAAGCAGTACATTGATCATCGAGTGCTATCCAACGAAAGCGATGTGCTGGACATAGATTACGAGGCAAAGCTACGGCTGTTCAACTTTAAAACTTGTGGCGTAAAACAAATGATTGTTGACACTGACGGTGTATCAATATCGTCGATACCCTGGATTGGGTTTGTCAGGTCaccaaatgaaattaaatctaGATGCGTTGTTACTCTCATAAGCGAATGGTATGCGGTAGGACCAGCTCATTGTTTCCAAAGAGACAGTTCTGA TGCATACCTTTTGCTAGGCTACCTTGTTGATGGCAAATCGCAATGCTTACGATCTGATGAATCTAAAGTATGTACTCATCCTGCACAAGTGCgaaacattcaaaaaaccATTCTGCATCCAAAGTTTGGCCCGAAAAATTCTGCAGACAACATTGCACTTATAGAGCTGCAGCGCCCAGCAGACACCAGCCAGCCGCACGTGAAGCCTATCTGCCTGTCTGTAACGCCCGAGCTTAGAACGAAAGCAATGACAAAATTACATGTAACAACGGtttcaaaggaaaacaaatccTACAAAAATATTCCTGTCCGCTATCTAGAGCCCGCCGAGTGTATGAAAGAGTACACCGAAAATAACATTACGTTGAACCTGGAAGGTAAACGACTCTGTGCAGAAATAGCAAACAAGGACAAACAAAACTGCCAGACACTAATAGCGGGATCGCCGCTCCAGGAGATGAGAATATATCAAG TACTCTGGAAGTTGCGGATGATAATTCAACTGTTAACATAA